From one Enterococcus sp. DIV2402 genomic stretch:
- a CDS encoding LysM peptidoglycan-binding domain-containing protein yields the protein MKKKDLKFKNNVRILALIVLGVITIGTGTTVLASTTWKANTPESIKIVEGQNSSTMVEGDTLWAIGMKINVNIKTLAVVNNINLSNGEEYHLKIGTVIRWDRVGNLTAETSEGKQINEGVELKDSNKIISTKPIGADVTSDVQSKGISDEQIIGDEDITVNPAKPETPTPVEPEVPVKPETPAPVEPEVPVKPETPAPVNQKFQQNQKIRLILTK from the coding sequence ATGAAAAAAAAGGATTTGAAATTCAAAAATAATGTTAGAATTTTGGCTTTAATTGTACTTGGAGTTATAACAATTGGAACAGGAACAACGGTACTTGCATCTACGACTTGGAAAGCCAATACTCCTGAAAGTATTAAAATAGTTGAAGGTCAAAATAGCTCTACTATGGTAGAGGGAGATACTTTGTGGGCTATTGGTATGAAAATTAATGTGAATATAAAAACATTAGCAGTTGTTAATAACATTAATTTGTCAAATGGTGAAGAATATCATTTGAAAATAGGAACAGTTATTAGATGGGACAGAGTTGGTAATTTAACAGCAGAAACATCAGAAGGTAAACAGATTAATGAGGGAGTAGAATTAAAAGATTCGAATAAAATTATTTCAACAAAACCTATAGGCGCGGATGTTACTAGTGATGTTCAAAGTAAAGGTATATCTGATGAGCAAATTATAGGTGATGAGGATATTACAGTTAATCCAGCGAAGCCAGAAACACCAACACCAGTAGAGCCAGAAGTTCCAGTGAAACCAGAAACACCAGCGCCAGTAGAACCAGAAGTTCCAGTGAAACCAGAAACACCAGCACCAGTGAACCAGAAGTTCCAACAAAACCAAAAGATCCGACTGATCCTAACGAAGTAA
- a CDS encoding helix-turn-helix domain-containing protein, with the protein MSLEFFGERLKAVRKAKRLTQLDLSKRLDVSKGTISSYEQGKSFPSIETLIKICHILDTSSDYLLGISDDLPFKMGGLTDEQMESVLQFVSLIEKSNSIIENE; encoded by the coding sequence ATGTCTTTAGAATTTTTCGGTGAAAGATTAAAAGCAGTTCGAAAAGCAAAACGTTTAACACAACTAGACTTATCGAAAAGATTAGACGTAAGTAAAGGTACTATTTCATCTTACGAGCAAGGTAAATCTTTTCCATCAATTGAAACATTAATAAAAATTTGCCATATATTAGATACATCATCAGATTATCTACTGGGAATCTCTGATGACTTGCCTTTTAAAATGGGGGGGCTAACAGATGAGCAGATGGAAAGTGTACTTCAATTTGTTTCCTTAATAGAAAAATCAAATAGTATTATCGAAAATGAATAA
- a CDS encoding FtsK/SpoIIIE domain-containing protein translates to MKNRIQLNEHLAWTYSVNPHMVVTGKNGSGKTQFLYYLILECAHLTSEIVILDGKNGDLSNLTAVKIGRTTEEIVRIFEEMISEMKRRISKIQELDLGNILATEVGYEPVFCFIDELAAIMINARKTDRKNKENNKENNKNKSWQKLREDHAISIMESLSELILIARQSSIHLCICSQFFPAKLLEGSEVRSNTSIKILLGSQTPQEYNMLNLVQDQLPPGTFSEIGAGIIMIDNLNWTKARYFETPFITFNNCTPNEILKKRILEFRDSK, encoded by the coding sequence ATGAAAAATAGAATACAATTGAATGAACATCTAGCGTGGACATATTCGGTTAACCCTCATATGGTTGTCACCGGAAAAAATGGTTCTGGCAAAACTCAATTTTTATACTACCTTATTTTAGAGTGCGCTCATCTAACTAGTGAAATCGTTATACTAGATGGAAAAAATGGAGATTTAAGTAATTTAACCGCCGTCAAAATTGGAAGAACAACTGAAGAGATTGTACGTATTTTTGAAGAAATGATTTCTGAAATGAAAAGAAGAATTTCTAAAATACAAGAACTCGATTTAGGAAATATTTTAGCTACAGAAGTCGGATACGAACCAGTTTTTTGCTTTATAGATGAACTAGCAGCAATAATGATTAACGCTCGAAAAACAGACCGAAAAAATAAAGAAAACAATAAAGAAAACAATAAAAATAAGAGTTGGCAAAAACTACGAGAAGATCATGCAATAAGTATTATGGAATCACTTTCAGAATTAATTCTCATAGCTCGGCAATCTTCAATCCATTTGTGCATTTGCTCACAATTTTTCCCTGCTAAATTACTTGAAGGTTCGGAAGTACGCTCTAACACGTCGATAAAAATTTTATTAGGTAGTCAAACCCCACAGGAATATAACATGTTGAATTTGGTTCAAGATCAATTACCACCTGGCACATTTTCAGAAATTGGCGCTGGTATCATTATGATCGATAACCTGAACTGGACGAAAGCAAGATACTTTGAAACACCGTTTATCACTTTTAACAATTGTACTCCTAATGAAATTTTAAAAAAAAGAATTCTAGAGTTTCGAGATTCCAAATAA
- a CDS encoding rolling circle replication-associated protein, whose translation MAIAEYGEKNGRIHWHVLLHFDKSITFEQAKSEKGKPLYLMNHNRRNVLDENNKSIPKLIIPDWKYGIADFYPIYNSPQKAVNYMAKYMTKSNAPMPYEELADKSKSYLSSKNLNKAKKEYYLDETESSLLSTDVQKRLELATPTFKLLNATEEVMRKTEAIIDTNGVIHTIKKETFSIDIAKNHQSKALTESTDD comes from the coding sequence ATGGCCATTGCGGAGTACGGAGAAAAAAATGGTCGAATTCATTGGCATGTTCTCTTACACTTTGACAAGTCCATTACATTTGAACAAGCAAAAAGTGAAAAAGGTAAACCACTTTATTTAATGAATCACAACAGACGAAATGTCTTAGATGAAAATAATAAATCCATCCCAAAATTAATTATTCCAGACTGGAAATATGGTATAGCTGACTTTTATCCCATATATAATTCGCCACAAAAAGCTGTAAATTATATGGCAAAGTATATGACAAAGAGCAATGCCCCCATGCCTTACGAAGAGCTGGCAGATAAATCTAAATCATATCTTTCTAGTAAAAATCTAAATAAAGCAAAAAAAGAATATTATTTGGATGAAACTGAAAGCTCTCTTCTTTCGACTGATGTACAAAAACGATTAGAATTAGCTACTCCTACTTTTAAACTATTAAATGCTACGGAAGAAGTAATGCGAAAAACAGAAGCCATCATTGACACAAATGGTGTAATTCACACTATAAAAAAAGAAACATTTTCTATAGATATTGCAAAAAATCATCAGTCGAAAGCTCTCACAGAATCAACTGACGACTGA
- a CDS encoding helix-turn-helix domain-containing protein, with product MKVILLDEQVKEIQTLISELIEQEIKFHLTNLNLSSPYLNKKQTCEYLNISNNTLDSWINKGLPAIRIGKTIRFDKNEIHKWISRLEK from the coding sequence ATGAAAGTCATATTACTAGATGAGCAAGTCAAAGAAATTCAAACTTTAATATCCGAACTGATAGAGCAAGAAATAAAGTTTCATCTTACCAATCTGAATTTGTCTAGTCCCTACCTAAATAAAAAACAAACTTGTGAGTATTTAAATATTTCTAATAATACTCTAGATAGTTGGATAAACAAAGGACTGCCAGCCATAAGAATTGGAAAAACAATTAGATTTGATAAAAATGAAATTCATAAATGGATAAGTAGACTAGAAAAATAA
- a CDS encoding site-specific integrase → MAITKTENGTYRLRMYIPEEVKPSLGISSKVVEKRFKKRSDASIFEIELLTKISNILDGGIDIPLESDGNILFSDFYTNVWWEAYKSGQTTSTAKPPTLVTIENTEIIFRKHILPLLGNYSIDFLNNNKQVILNLMTQKSREYANFKTIKSYVISIFDWAEELDYIEYNRIAKTIRRIKAIKKIQLQEEKKDSDLYLSKEELQAWFSAFQQDLDQDKLSLKDYVLFFTTFFLGNRKSESYGLQWKHVNLKKKEISLVQALDRKKGVKTTKGNKKTIFSIPIELTALLHSWKIQQKKELAKFNILQVDEQYVFTYIDSKGNVNSRLHADYLNNKMKTVKRRHPELTHATPHKLRHTGATLARLSGVSLETISEALTHSDTNTTKFYVNTSNIVPMAVGEIAYRNLEK, encoded by the coding sequence ATGGCAATAACAAAAACAGAAAATGGAACATATAGACTTAGAATGTATATCCCTGAAGAAGTAAAACCATCTTTAGGGATCTCTTCTAAGGTAGTTGAAAAAAGATTCAAAAAAAGAAGTGATGCAAGTATATTTGAAATAGAGTTATTAACTAAAATTTCAAATATACTTGATGGAGGTATAGACATACCTTTAGAAAGTGATGGTAACATTCTTTTTTCAGATTTTTATACAAACGTATGGTGGGAAGCATACAAATCAGGACAAACAACTTCTACTGCTAAGCCACCAACCCTTGTCACTATTGAAAATACTGAAATCATATTTAGAAAGCATATTTTACCACTCTTAGGTAATTATTCTATTGATTTTCTAAATAATAATAAACAAGTTATTCTCAATTTAATGACTCAAAAATCTAGAGAATATGCTAATTTCAAAACAATAAAAAGTTATGTTATTTCAATTTTTGATTGGGCAGAAGAACTTGATTATATTGAATATAATCGAATTGCCAAAACAATTAGAAGAATAAAAGCTATTAAAAAAATTCAACTACAAGAAGAGAAAAAAGATTCAGATTTATATCTATCAAAGGAAGAATTACAAGCATGGTTTTCAGCATTTCAACAAGATTTAGACCAAGATAAATTATCACTAAAAGATTATGTTTTATTCTTTACCACTTTTTTTCTTGGAAACAGGAAATCAGAATCCTATGGCTTACAATGGAAACACGTTAACTTAAAAAAGAAAGAAATTAGTTTAGTTCAAGCACTCGATAGAAAGAAAGGTGTCAAAACTACTAAGGGAAATAAAAAAACGATTTTTTCTATTCCTATTGAATTAACGGCTTTACTCCACTCTTGGAAAATTCAGCAAAAGAAAGAGTTAGCGAAGTTTAATATCCTTCAAGTCGATGAACAATATGTTTTTACTTATATTGATTCTAAAGGTAACGTCAATAGCCGATTACACGCTGATTATTTAAACAATAAAATGAAGACCGTTAAACGTAGACACCCAGAACTAACACATGCTACACCACACAAATTACGTCATACAGGAGCAACACTAGCAAGATTAAGCGGTGTATCTTTAGAAACTATCTCCGAAGCTCTAACTCATAGTGACACCAATACAACAAAATTCTATGTCAATACTTCAAATATTGTCCCTATGGCTGTCGGAGAAATTGCATATCGGAATCTCGAAAAGTAA
- a CDS encoding UvrD-helicase domain-containing protein, with translation MSNYIASTEWIPADGLTLEPNAIAAIKSEENILVVAGPGAGKTELLAQKAGYLFSTNKCPTPKKILAISFKKDSAENLKERIEKRYGKKYGRRFTSLTYDAFAKRMLDQFFMALAEGNRPSAEYSIGDNAEIRKAFFECGFQNDENMREYDLDKLFDAKLASVTLPIQNSNLIERVWNKLLNGSENISPSLTFKMISLLTTYIFQSNDFLKNSLRETYSHVFLDEFQDTTDIQYNLVQTCFQSSRSIITAVGDNKQRIMVWAGARQTVFEDFQKDFSASRIELLMNHRSAPRIVELQKMMYEVLSENPVNIETSARWEQDAGEIELLLTNNDDDESEYISLDIFRQIQNGIKPRDICILVKQTPNNYVSKIIEKLKDNEVRARIEIEYQDLLKESITNLLISFIKLSINRQSPDEREYVMDTIINLKGIGESTFETKYSTEQRNLSSILDEVCERLKSVDSRVDLKNILSNILSYFDVQKLKAMNPTYTQGSFFDRLVERVEELLWNEYEQVSNWDKAIENFVGENSVSIMTIHKSKGLEYEAIYFVGLEDGAFWNFKNQPEEDRRAFFVAISRAKEFLTFSFCKHRSSTRISYQSHNNINEFFELLQQPGNAKVIDLTN, from the coding sequence ATGAGTAATTATATTGCTAGTACAGAATGGATTCCTGCCGACGGATTAACTTTAGAACCTAATGCTATTGCAGCCATTAAAAGTGAAGAAAATATTCTTGTCGTAGCGGGGCCGGGGGCAGGTAAAACAGAATTACTTGCACAAAAAGCAGGATATCTATTTTCAACAAATAAATGTCCGACACCCAAAAAAATTTTAGCTATAAGTTTTAAGAAGGATTCTGCGGAAAACCTAAAAGAACGTATTGAGAAGAGATATGGTAAGAAATATGGAAGGCGTTTTACATCACTAACTTATGATGCGTTTGCTAAAAGGATGTTGGATCAATTTTTTATGGCTTTAGCTGAGGGAAATAGACCCTCAGCCGAGTATAGTATTGGAGATAATGCAGAAATTAGAAAGGCTTTCTTTGAGTGCGGATTTCAGAATGACGAAAACATGCGAGAATATGATTTAGATAAATTGTTTGATGCTAAGCTAGCATCTGTCACATTGCCCATACAGAATTCTAATTTAATTGAAAGAGTTTGGAATAAATTATTAAATGGTAGTGAAAATATCTCACCTTCATTGACCTTTAAAATGATTTCTTTACTAACAACTTATATTTTTCAATCAAATGATTTCTTGAAAAATAGTTTAAGAGAGACATATTCGCATGTATTTCTTGATGAGTTTCAAGACACAACTGATATCCAGTACAATTTAGTACAGACTTGCTTTCAGAGCTCGAGATCAATTATTACTGCTGTTGGTGATAACAAGCAAAGAATAATGGTATGGGCTGGTGCAAGACAAACAGTTTTTGAAGATTTTCAAAAAGATTTTTCAGCCTCAAGAATTGAGTTACTGATGAACCATCGATCAGCTCCTAGGATTGTAGAATTGCAAAAGATGATGTATGAGGTATTAAGTGAAAATCCTGTAAATATTGAAACTTCTGCAAGGTGGGAGCAAGATGCTGGTGAAATTGAGTTATTATTGACAAATAATGATGATGATGAATCCGAGTACATTTCATTAGATATTTTTCGACAAATACAAAATGGAATTAAACCAAGAGATATTTGTATTTTGGTAAAGCAGACGCCAAACAATTATGTAAGCAAAATCATTGAAAAATTAAAGGATAATGAAGTACGTGCAAGAATTGAGATTGAATATCAAGATTTGTTAAAAGAGTCTATAACTAACTTACTTATTAGTTTCATTAAATTATCTATTAATCGTCAATCACCTGATGAACGAGAGTATGTTATGGATACAATAATAAACTTAAAAGGTATTGGAGAAAGTACTTTTGAGACTAAATACAGTACAGAACAAAGAAATCTATCTAGCATCCTTGATGAAGTTTGTGAAAGACTAAAATCTGTTGATTCTCGAGTTGATTTGAAAAATATTCTTTCAAATATTTTGAGTTATTTTGATGTGCAAAAATTAAAAGCTATGAATCCTACTTATACACAAGGATCATTTTTTGATAGACTAGTTGAGCGTGTTGAAGAACTTTTGTGGAATGAGTATGAACAAGTTTCTAATTGGGACAAGGCCATCGAAAATTTCGTTGGAGAGAATTCAGTTTCTATTATGACTATACACAAAAGTAAAGGATTAGAGTATGAAGCAATTTATTTTGTCGGTCTTGAAGATGGAGCGTTTTGGAATTTCAAAAATCAGCCTGAAGAAGATCGCCGTGCTTTTTTCGTAGCAATTTCGCGTGCAAAAGAATTTTTAACCTTTAGTTTTTGCAAACATAGATCAAGCACAAGAATTTCGTACCAGAGTCATAATAATATCAATGAATTTTTTGAGCTGCTTCAACAACCTGGAAATGCTAAAGTTATAGATTTGACAAATTAA
- a CDS encoding ATP-dependent nuclease has translation MKLKKMILKNYRSIGDDEQVIDFENLTMLIGNNSVGKTAALSGLNKLFSDVPNERVLKRSDFHLPKGIQPEDFKKQELVIEAIFEFDELLDDQVESSPAIPIFFESFIVEGPDSLPKLRVRLEASWEDGNTVDGTIESNIYFITCPETSEVTDDNKKNASRHDLNKIRLIYVPAVRDPGKQLKNVSGSMIHQVMNSINWKDETRENVKEHIDKINEDFSVESGVNILKNAIQKEWYEYQSDTRYTKADLKFNATTIDAAVKNTEVLFSPTETGREYSIDEMGDGMKSLFYISIVDSILAVEAKINEEMVNGEDLSFTKEPPVLTIVAVEEPENHISPHILGKLVNKLRDISKKGNAQTIITSHSPAIVKRINPEEIRHFRMNYGTLSTSIKKLTLPDNETNSDQYKYVKEAVKAYPEIYFAKLVIFGEGDSEEILLPKFFEADGSGLDSSGVSIVPLGGRHVNHFWRLVSDLGIPHITLLDLDCEREGGGWGRIKYVIKQLLQIGINREELLKLKNGKLLDDDGLNEMHSWVVKNVDSMNNIITRLENHNVYFSSPLDIDFMMLESYGQDYISTISDREGPRIKLSGTNKKVVDLNDSEKELDEFQERIIHDIGKTLKNNDATGITYSETQKELMIWYNYFFLNRGKPSTHIAVLSQISDAKLIEQSPEVLKRMIFAAKKIISEHGDNNE, from the coding sequence ATGAAGCTCAAAAAAATGATTCTTAAAAATTATCGTTCAATTGGTGATGATGAACAAGTAATTGATTTTGAAAATTTGACCATGCTTATTGGAAATAATAGCGTAGGAAAAACCGCTGCTTTATCAGGACTAAACAAATTATTTTCTGATGTTCCGAATGAGCGTGTATTGAAGCGTTCAGATTTTCACTTACCAAAGGGTATTCAACCTGAGGATTTTAAAAAACAAGAGTTAGTAATTGAAGCAATTTTTGAATTTGATGAATTACTAGATGATCAAGTTGAATCTAGCCCTGCAATTCCAATTTTTTTTGAAAGTTTTATCGTAGAAGGTCCTGATTCATTACCTAAACTACGTGTTAGGTTAGAGGCAAGTTGGGAAGATGGTAATACAGTTGATGGTACTATTGAAAGTAATATTTATTTCATTACTTGTCCAGAAACAAGTGAAGTTACAGATGATAACAAAAAAAATGCATCTAGACACGATTTGAATAAAATAAGATTAATCTATGTACCTGCAGTAAGAGATCCGGGTAAGCAGTTAAAAAATGTTTCTGGTAGCATGATTCACCAAGTAATGAATAGCATCAATTGGAAGGATGAAACAAGAGAAAACGTAAAAGAACATATAGATAAGATAAATGAAGATTTTTCTGTTGAAAGCGGAGTTAATATTCTTAAAAATGCAATTCAGAAAGAGTGGTATGAATATCAGTCAGATACACGATATACGAAAGCAGATTTAAAATTTAATGCTACAACTATTGATGCAGCGGTAAAGAATACTGAAGTCTTATTTTCTCCAACGGAGACGGGAAGAGAGTATTCCATCGATGAAATGGGTGATGGGATGAAATCATTATTTTATATATCGATAGTAGATAGTATTTTAGCTGTTGAAGCAAAAATAAATGAAGAAATGGTTAATGGAGAAGATTTGTCTTTTACAAAAGAACCTCCTGTATTGACTATTGTTGCTGTTGAGGAACCAGAAAATCATATTTCTCCTCATATACTTGGGAAATTAGTAAATAAACTAAGAGATATATCAAAAAAAGGAAATGCACAAACTATTATTACATCGCACTCACCAGCAATTGTAAAAAGAATAAATCCAGAAGAAATCCGTCATTTCCGAATGAATTATGGCACTTTATCAACATCGATTAAGAAACTGACTTTGCCTGATAACGAGACTAATTCAGATCAGTACAAGTACGTAAAGGAGGCTGTAAAAGCATATCCTGAAATATATTTTGCTAAGTTAGTCATTTTTGGAGAAGGTGATAGTGAGGAAATACTACTACCTAAATTTTTTGAAGCAGATGGATCTGGTCTTGATAGTTCCGGAGTATCCATTGTTCCTCTGGGTGGTCGTCACGTGAATCATTTTTGGCGGCTAGTTTCTGATTTGGGCATTCCTCATATTACCTTGTTAGATCTTGATTGTGAACGGGAAGGCGGCGGTTGGGGCAGAATTAAATATGTAATTAAACAACTTTTACAGATAGGTATAAACAGAGAAGAACTTCTAAAGCTAAAAAACGGTAAACTTTTAGATGATGATGGACTCAATGAGATGCATTCTTGGGTAGTAAAGAATGTTGATAGTATGAATAACATTATAACTCGTCTCGAAAATCATAATGTATATTTTTCTTCTCCTTTAGATATCGATTTTATGATGTTGGAAAGTTACGGTCAGGACTACATTTCAACTATTTCAGATAGAGAAGGACCACGAATAAAGTTAAGCGGCACCAACAAAAAAGTTGTTGATTTAAACGATTCAGAAAAAGAGTTGGATGAATTTCAGGAAAGAATTATCCATGATATCGGAAAAACTTTAAAAAACAATGATGCTACCGGAATTACTTACAGCGAAACGCAAAAGGAATTAATGATTTGGTATAACTATTTCTTTCTAAATCGTGGAAAGCCAAGTACCCATATAGCCGTTCTTTCTCAAATCTCTGATGCTAAGTTAATTGAACAATCACCTGAAGTTTTGAAAAGAATGATATTTGCTGCAAAAAAAATTATTTCGGAGCATGGTGATAATAATGAGTAA
- a CDS encoding restriction endonuclease PLD domain-containing protein, translated as MLYYEGLEEIIFSKHELIEEPDELIVISGYLGPSPVKRLEELPMAVTVIGGMYPKGIDARLHHSLEQIKNENHKLTLRYSTQEIHSKIYIWKRKGKTISALIGSANFSSNGLRTDFRESLADATRDTFLPLDNYFNFILENSNENPVINRKQVEIDLSTQTSELPIDLSDVEFTIDIPLYSMQNGAPTVMPKSGLNWGLSNGHVAPGDGYIRLPKYIYHEQQNLIKPYDNDFETPEGRRRRNSDPIELLWDDGVIMPASFEGVQKVNGVKCPKQLASYSAKQPYLNGERISKKSILGRYIRNRLGVEVDEEITYETLQNYGRTTITLSLIEEGVYYADFSV; from the coding sequence ATGCTATATTATGAAGGCTTAGAAGAAATTATTTTTAGTAAACATGAACTAATCGAGGAACCTGATGAATTGATAGTAATTAGCGGATATTTAGGTCCCTCACCTGTAAAACGCCTCGAAGAGCTTCCAATGGCTGTTACGGTAATTGGTGGAATGTATCCTAAAGGCATTGATGCCCGACTTCACCATTCTCTTGAACAAATAAAAAATGAAAATCATAAACTCACATTAAGGTACTCCACACAAGAAATCCATTCAAAAATATATATTTGGAAAAGAAAAGGAAAAACAATATCAGCTCTGATTGGATCAGCAAATTTCTCTTCAAATGGTTTGAGAACAGACTTTAGAGAGTCTTTAGCTGATGCAACTAGAGATACATTTTTACCATTAGATAACTACTTCAATTTTATACTAGAAAACTCCAATGAAAATCCGGTAATTAATAGAAAACAAGTTGAAATTGATCTATCTACCCAGACCTCTGAATTACCAATAGATCTAAGTGATGTTGAATTTACAATTGATATTCCTCTGTATTCTATGCAAAATGGGGCACCCACTGTAATGCCGAAGAGCGGATTAAATTGGGGGCTTAGTAACGGTCACGTTGCACCTGGAGATGGGTATATTCGACTTCCAAAATATATCTATCATGAACAACAAAACCTAATAAAGCCTTATGATAACGATTTTGAAACACCCGAGGGTAGGAGGAGAAGAAACTCGGATCCCATAGAATTACTTTGGGATGATGGCGTAATAATGCCTGCTTCATTTGAAGGAGTTCAAAAAGTAAATGGAGTTAAGTGCCCTAAGCAATTAGCTTCATATAGTGCAAAACAACCTTATCTAAATGGAGAACGTATATCAAAGAAAAGCATTTTGGGACGTTATATTCGCAATCGTTTAGGTGTTGAAGTTGATGAAGAGATTACCTATGAAACATTGCAAAATTATGGTCGTACGACCATTACACTTTCACTAATTGAAGAAGGAGTATACTACGCTGACTTTTCAGTCTAA
- a CDS encoding DNA cytosine methyltransferase: MKKLTNIELFAGAGGLLDGFEQTGKYRLLGAVEWLKPQVRTLVHRLETKYGEEYASDKVLNFDIQRTDELLNGWEDEKFGLNTGLDSLVGNNEVDVISGGPPCQAYSLAGRIRDVNGMKDDYRNYLFEAYLRIVNHYRPKIFVFENVEGILSAVPSGELITDLVRKGFDEIGYEIVDDLRKYALQDLTEFGVPQKRKRVIIIGIRRDNDKTDYQDLLHRFYDETLSIAKVKKIKTVRDAIGDLPEIYPIENPVSKLNAYSNNTGINGHNSRFHSLRDQEIFYDLAMDIQSGTNKYKTTEALIDLYFEKTGKRTNVHKYHVLRWDEPSNTIPAHLKKDGLRHIHPDPRQKRSITVREAARLQTFSDDFEFNESMVANYEMIGNAVPPLFAKKLGLLLPGLIQDIKNEEKNNAVLAI, translated from the coding sequence TTGAAAAAATTGACAAATATAGAACTTTTTGCAGGTGCTGGAGGTCTATTAGATGGATTCGAACAGACGGGAAAATATAGATTGTTGGGTGCTGTTGAATGGTTAAAGCCCCAGGTAAGAACATTGGTTCACCGCTTGGAAACAAAATATGGTGAGGAATATGCGAGTGATAAAGTTTTAAACTTTGATATACAGAGAACTGATGAGTTACTTAATGGGTGGGAAGACGAAAAATTTGGATTAAATACAGGTCTAGATTCGTTAGTAGGAAATAATGAAGTAGATGTTATTTCTGGAGGACCACCTTGTCAAGCTTATTCTTTAGCTGGAAGAATTAGAGATGTTAATGGTATGAAAGATGATTACCGGAACTACCTCTTTGAAGCCTATTTACGTATTGTAAATCATTACAGACCTAAAATTTTTGTGTTTGAAAATGTAGAAGGAATTTTGTCAGCTGTGCCATCAGGGGAGTTGATTACTGACTTAGTTAGGAAAGGCTTTGATGAAATTGGTTATGAAATTGTAGATGATCTTAGAAAATATGCCTTGCAAGATTTGACTGAATTTGGTGTTCCTCAAAAAAGAAAACGAGTCATTATTATTGGAATTAGACGAGATAATGATAAAACGGATTATCAAGACTTATTGCACCGTTTCTATGATGAAACTCTTTCGATAGCTAAAGTGAAGAAAATAAAAACAGTTAGAGATGCTATCGGTGATCTACCTGAAATTTATCCAATTGAAAACCCTGTAAGTAAGCTAAATGCATATTCAAATAATACTGGTATTAATGGTCATAATAGTCGTTTCCATAGTTTACGTGATCAAGAAATTTTTTATGATTTAGCCATGGATATTCAGAGTGGAACGAATAAATATAAGACCACAGAAGCATTAATAGACCTCTATTTTGAAAAAACGGGAAAACGTACAAATGTTCATAAATATCATGTGCTCAGATGGGATGAACCGAGTAATACTATCCCTGCACATTTGAAAAAAGATGGTCTGCGTCATATACATCCAGATCCTCGTCAAAAAAGATCAATCACTGTACGTGAAGCCGCTCGTTTACAAACTTTTTCTGACGATTTTGAATTTAATGAATCTATGGTTGCAAACTATGAAATGATTGGAAATGCGGTGCCGCCACTTTTTGCAAAAAAATTAGGACTGCTTCTACCTGGGCTTATTCAAGATATAAAAAATGAAGAGAAAAATAATGCGGTGCTAGCAATTTAG